From Salinibacterium sp. ZJ450, one genomic window encodes:
- a CDS encoding RNase H family protein: protein MTIVAAADGSALGNPGPAGWAWYVDDGCWGAGGWKHATNNQGELKAVLELFKATAHLDDDLLVLCDSQYVINAVTKWMRGWKAKGWRKGDGKPVLNLELLKELDEAIAGRQYRFEWVKGHVGHVLNEAADARARAVAEAYQRGLTIPSGPGWNTSTDVGVTVTPRAVTTAAPSASAAISEIVMEPETLADVEALVPAAVEADEPALFDFDGDVEPDEWHTISLSLTTEEHTRLQQRARLDGVTVEELLRSLI from the coding sequence ATGACAATCGTTGCTGCCGCTGACGGCTCCGCCCTCGGCAACCCCGGACCCGCAGGCTGGGCCTGGTACGTCGATGATGGCTGCTGGGGGGCCGGCGGCTGGAAGCACGCCACCAACAACCAGGGCGAGCTGAAGGCGGTGCTCGAGCTGTTCAAGGCCACCGCCCACCTCGATGACGACCTGCTCGTGCTCTGCGACAGCCAGTACGTGATCAACGCGGTGACCAAGTGGATGCGCGGTTGGAAGGCCAAGGGATGGCGCAAGGGCGACGGCAAGCCGGTGCTCAACCTCGAACTGCTCAAGGAGCTCGATGAGGCCATCGCCGGCCGGCAGTACCGCTTCGAATGGGTAAAGGGCCACGTCGGCCACGTGCTGAACGAGGCCGCTGACGCCCGCGCCCGCGCTGTGGCCGAGGCGTACCAGCGGGGCCTCACAATTCCGAGCGGACCGGGCTGGAACACATCCACCGACGTGGGCGTCACCGTGACACCTCGCGCGGTCACCACCGCCGCCCCGTCCGCCTCGGCCGCGATCTCCGAGATCGTGATGGAACCCGAGACGCTGGCGGATGTCGAAGCCCTCGTGCCCGCGGCGGTGGAGGCCGACGAGCCGGCGCTGTTCGACTTCGACGGGGATGTCGAGCCGGACGAGTGGCACACCATCAGCCTCTCGCTGACCACCGAGGAGCACACCCGGCTGCAGCAGCGGGCCCGCCTCGACGGCGTCACCGTAGAGGAACTGCTGCGCAGCCTGATCTAG
- a CDS encoding SRPBCC domain-containing protein codes for MATLTETNGRQTLTIQRRFMHSAEKLWSYVVHPQKLSQWYPAQIVEFEPAVGTDIRFDYGDDFTSTGRVTELAPGTRLAFTETSPEEMSRESDNSITIEVQPDDGGSLLTFIHEFDDRPAAAAYADGWDTCLEVLGDLLDGLPAREASPSIERYEDYVKEFGLDRPTIGHDTLRVERQLMLQSPEKVWRVLHPTTLEQLAPGRLGPGQISGRVDGEWVEIELANGGSLRWEVQTGPGGARIVLTHTGIGNQVDDLRIRWHDHIERLVQKVIAAPDEESGDTAATS; via the coding sequence ATGGCCACTCTGACCGAGACCAACGGACGGCAGACGCTGACGATCCAGCGCCGGTTCATGCACTCGGCAGAGAAGCTGTGGTCGTACGTGGTCCATCCCCAGAAGCTGAGCCAGTGGTATCCGGCGCAGATCGTGGAGTTCGAGCCCGCTGTGGGCACGGACATCCGGTTCGACTACGGAGACGACTTCACCAGCACAGGACGGGTGACCGAACTGGCACCCGGCACCCGACTGGCCTTCACGGAGACATCGCCGGAAGAAATGTCACGGGAGAGTGACAACTCGATCACGATCGAGGTGCAGCCGGATGACGGCGGCAGCCTGCTGACCTTCATCCACGAGTTCGATGACCGTCCGGCCGCGGCAGCCTATGCGGACGGCTGGGACACCTGCCTTGAGGTGCTCGGCGACCTGCTCGACGGGCTGCCGGCGCGCGAGGCGTCACCCTCGATCGAGCGCTACGAGGACTATGTGAAGGAGTTCGGGCTCGACCGGCCGACGATCGGCCACGACACCCTGCGGGTCGAACGACAGCTGATGTTGCAGTCACCCGAGAAGGTGTGGCGGGTGCTGCATCCGACCACTCTTGAGCAGCTGGCGCCGGGCCGGCTCGGTCCGGGCCAGATCAGCGGCCGCGTCGACGGCGAGTGGGTGGAGATCGAGCTCGCGAACGGCGGAAGCCTGCGCTGGGAGGTGCAGACCGGCCCCGGCGGCGCGCGCATCGTGCTCACCCACACCGGGATCGGCAATCAGGTCGACGACCTGCGGATCCGCTGGCACGACCACATCGAGCGTCTGGTGCAGAAGGTGATCGCGGCGCCGGATGAAGAGTCTGGCGACACCGCCGCCACGTCGTGA
- a CDS encoding LuxR C-terminal-related transcriptional regulator — translation MPTPVVLATKLFIPAPRPQAVSRPRLVERLSDGLRAGRKLTLVSAPAGFGKTTVLADWIESLRQHEPDTRVAWLSLDEGDSDPARFLTYLLAAVHGADGIPSDGLNSEARQGMPVEAALTTLINEVAQSTVEIVLVLDDFHTIEAGPARDAVAFLVEHCPSNLHLAIGSRADPPFPLARMRGRGELTELRAADLRFTPDEAAAFLTEMGLSLSADDVVALDTRTEGWIAGLQLAALSMRERSDIRGFIDAFTGSNRFVIDYLVEEVLQRQPEQVRTFLLHSAVLDRLTGALCEAVTGQPDGAGMLEALERDNLFVIPLDDRREWYRYHHLFADVLRARLLQQDRDRVRALHRLASDWYARNDLVNDAVKHALAAEDFDRAATLMEWAVPAIRRDRQEATLLGWLNALPEDVIRQKPVLSVYFAYSRLASGALEDVEPWLAAAESALAAAPGATDRGQEATVAAAAEAPATPSNEDELRGLPVTIAMYRSALAQALGDVTGTAEQAGRALELAEPGDHLARGSAGGMLGLASWARGDLTAALPAFSEAMADLRSAGYLADVLSGTLIRADMCVAQGRLNEARRLYQQALTSAAAQDVAGAVALPGLHAGLAELHIERDDLDAAASHLQLSSTLGEGASLKETRYRRFVAMALLRQVEGDPDAVADLLGEADRLFLRGFFPEVRPIPAMRARIWITQGKLADALGWAREHGLAATDDVSYLREYEHLTLARLLIAQRRARTGESDIRNTMAMLDRLLPAAEAGGRTGSVTEILMLQALALEAQGQLTQAMVPLRRALTQAAPEGYVRLFANEGAAMVTLLNEAARRGLSPAYVRRLQAALGEVDAVEAPGATSAEPLAEPLSERELHVLRLLGTELSGPDIARELVVSLNTVRTHTKNIFRKLEVTNRRAAIRRAEQLNLLAKR, via the coding sequence ATGCCGACGCCGGTGGTCCTGGCCACGAAGCTCTTCATCCCTGCACCTCGACCACAGGCGGTTTCCCGGCCGAGGCTGGTCGAGCGGTTGAGCGACGGCCTGCGCGCCGGCCGCAAGCTCACGCTCGTCTCGGCCCCCGCCGGCTTCGGCAAGACCACCGTGCTCGCCGACTGGATCGAGAGCCTCCGGCAGCACGAGCCGGACACGCGCGTCGCCTGGCTGTCGCTCGACGAAGGCGACAGCGACCCAGCGCGCTTCCTGACTTATCTGCTCGCCGCCGTGCACGGCGCCGACGGAATCCCCTCAGACGGTCTCAACTCGGAGGCCCGGCAAGGGATGCCGGTTGAGGCGGCCCTGACGACTCTCATCAACGAGGTGGCCCAGTCGACGGTCGAGATCGTCCTGGTGCTCGACGACTTTCACACGATCGAGGCGGGGCCGGCGCGTGACGCCGTCGCGTTCCTGGTTGAGCATTGTCCGTCGAACCTGCACCTGGCCATCGGCAGCCGGGCCGACCCGCCGTTTCCGCTGGCCAGGATGCGGGGCCGCGGCGAGCTGACCGAACTGCGTGCCGCCGACCTGCGCTTCACCCCCGACGAGGCCGCCGCATTCCTCACCGAAATGGGACTCAGCCTGTCGGCGGACGACGTCGTCGCACTGGACACCCGCACCGAGGGCTGGATCGCCGGCCTGCAGTTGGCCGCCCTGTCGATGCGGGAGCGCAGCGACATCCGCGGCTTCATCGATGCGTTCACCGGCAGTAACCGCTTCGTCATCGACTACCTGGTCGAAGAGGTGCTGCAGCGCCAGCCCGAGCAGGTGCGCACCTTCCTGTTGCACTCCGCAGTGCTCGATCGGCTGACCGGTGCGCTGTGCGAGGCGGTCACGGGGCAGCCCGACGGTGCCGGCATGCTCGAGGCGCTGGAGCGGGACAACCTGTTCGTCATCCCGCTCGATGACCGCCGCGAGTGGTACCGCTACCACCACCTGTTCGCGGACGTTCTGCGCGCCCGCCTGCTGCAGCAGGACCGCGACCGGGTGCGCGCCCTGCATCGGCTCGCCAGCGACTGGTACGCACGCAACGACCTGGTCAACGATGCGGTAAAGCACGCGCTGGCGGCCGAGGACTTCGACCGGGCGGCGACCCTGATGGAGTGGGCAGTGCCCGCAATCCGCCGCGACCGGCAGGAGGCGACATTGCTCGGCTGGCTGAACGCGCTGCCAGAGGACGTCATCCGGCAGAAGCCTGTGCTCAGCGTGTACTTCGCCTACTCGCGGCTCGCGTCGGGAGCGCTCGAGGATGTCGAGCCTTGGCTGGCAGCCGCCGAGAGCGCGCTCGCCGCGGCGCCCGGCGCGACCGACCGCGGTCAGGAAGCGACGGTTGCCGCCGCCGCCGAAGCACCCGCCACCCCGTCGAACGAGGACGAACTGCGCGGCCTGCCCGTGACGATCGCGATGTACCGCTCGGCGCTGGCGCAGGCGCTCGGCGATGTCACGGGAACCGCCGAGCAGGCCGGGCGCGCGCTCGAACTGGCCGAGCCCGGTGATCATCTGGCGCGCGGCTCGGCGGGGGGAATGCTCGGGCTGGCGTCGTGGGCGCGCGGTGATCTGACTGCGGCGCTGCCAGCATTCTCCGAGGCGATGGCCGACCTGCGCTCCGCCGGATACCTGGCCGACGTACTGAGCGGCACGCTGATCCGAGCCGACATGTGCGTGGCGCAAGGCAGGCTGAACGAGGCGCGCCGGCTTTATCAGCAGGCGTTGACCTCGGCGGCAGCGCAGGATGTCGCGGGCGCCGTCGCACTTCCCGGACTGCATGCCGGGCTCGCCGAGCTGCACATCGAACGCGACGACCTGGATGCCGCAGCCTCACACCTGCAGCTCAGCAGCACGCTCGGCGAGGGCGCGTCCCTCAAGGAAACCCGGTATCGACGCTTCGTCGCGATGGCTCTGCTCAGGCAGGTCGAAGGGGATCCGGATGCCGTGGCCGACCTGCTGGGCGAGGCCGACCGGCTGTTTCTGCGCGGCTTCTTCCCCGAGGTGCGGCCGATTCCGGCGATGCGGGCCCGGATTTGGATCACTCAAGGCAAGCTCGCGGACGCCCTCGGCTGGGCCCGCGAACACGGGCTCGCCGCCACCGATGACGTCAGCTATCTGCGCGAGTACGAGCACCTCACCTTGGCCCGTCTGCTGATCGCCCAGCGTCGCGCGCGCACGGGGGAGAGCGACATCCGGAACACCATGGCCATGCTCGATCGTCTGTTGCCCGCCGCGGAAGCGGGCGGCCGTACCGGAAGCGTCACCGAGATTCTGATGCTGCAGGCTCTCGCGCTGGAGGCACAGGGCCAACTCACGCAGGCCATGGTGCCGCTGCGGCGGGCGTTGACCCAGGCCGCGCCGGAGGGTTACGTCCGCCTGTTCGCGAATGAGGGCGCAGCGATGGTGACGCTGCTTAACGAAGCGGCCAGGCGCGGGCTGTCGCCGGCCTACGTGCGTCGGCTGCAGGCCGCGCTCGGCGAGGTCGACGCGGTCGAGGCGCCGGGCGCCACATCGGCGGAACCGCTGGCCGAGCCGTTGAGCGAACGGGAACTGCACGTGCTCCGGCTGCTCGGCACCGAGTTGAGCGGCCCGGACATCGCCCGGGAACTGGTGGTGTCGCTGAACACGGTGCGCACTCACACCAAGAACATCTTCCGCAAGCTCGAGGTGACCAACCGGCGGGCGGCGATCCGCCGTGCCGAGCAGCTGAACCTGCTGGCCAAGCGGTGA
- a CDS encoding DUF2306 domain-containing protein: MSITSSSTLTAAQPKRRSRPGWLVPAGLIVLALIPVVMGSLRLVELGGGAATLPNNPRADASPLPIVIHIVSVTVFSVLGAMQFAPGLRRRPARWHRIAGRVLVFPAGILAAGSALWMTVFYAHPEGTGELLVVFRLILGSAMLASLVLGLLAIRKRAIMTHRAWMTRAYAIGLGAGTQVFTLTIGPLVLGPLTETTTALMHLAGWVINLAVAEWAIRRRLTSPATARARGRVAAR, encoded by the coding sequence ATGAGCATCACGTCGTCGTCCACTCTGACGGCCGCGCAGCCGAAGCGCCGGAGCAGACCCGGATGGCTGGTGCCCGCGGGGCTGATCGTGCTGGCCCTGATTCCGGTGGTGATGGGCTCGCTCCGGCTGGTGGAGCTGGGCGGCGGCGCGGCTACGTTGCCGAACAACCCGCGGGCCGACGCGTCGCCGCTGCCGATCGTGATCCACATCGTCAGCGTCACCGTGTTCTCGGTGCTGGGGGCGATGCAGTTCGCGCCGGGGCTGCGGCGCCGTCCCGCCCGCTGGCACCGCATCGCCGGACGTGTTCTCGTCTTCCCTGCCGGGATTCTCGCCGCAGGGTCGGCGCTCTGGATGACCGTGTTCTACGCTCACCCGGAGGGAACCGGCGAGCTGCTCGTGGTGTTCCGGCTCATATTGGGTTCGGCCATGCTGGCCTCGCTGGTGCTCGGCCTGCTCGCCATCCGGAAGCGCGCAATCATGACTCACCGGGCGTGGATGACGCGGGCCTACGCCATCGGACTCGGTGCAGGCACGCAGGTGTTCACCCTGACGATCGGCCCGCTGGTGCTGGGCCCACTCACCGAGACCACTACCGCGTTGATGCACCTGGCCGGCTGGGTGATCAACCTCGCAGTGGCCGAGTGGGCGATCCGGCGGCGGTTGACGAGCCCGGCGACTGCTCGAGCGCGCGGGCGGGTGGCGGCGCGATGA
- a CDS encoding BCCT family transporter produces the protein MSNDATKALPTASGKGWESVDKTVFGVAASIIVVLCILGVVFTQQVGDGAAVALAWITSNLGWLFILGSTGFVVFAIVLAFGRYGSIPLSREGEKAEFSTLSWVSMMFSAGMGIGLMFFGVYEPVTHLESPPPFVGAEPGSAEAASTAMAYTFFHWGLHPWAIYSVVGLALAYSTFRMGRGNLMSAPFQAILGEDRIVRRGWGKPIDILAIICTKFGSATSLGLGALQIAAGISLLATGEFSDDPGTLLPILVICVLTVGVVFSAASGVSKGIKWLSNTNMVLSAVLITFVFVAGPTVFILDLLPESIGAYFSTIIPMSFQSAVFGGGDWLASWTIFYWAWWISWTPFVGNFIARISRGRTIREFVLGVLLVPTGVSMLWFTVFGGAGINLQVNGVDIAGTGNEAAAFFATLQQYPFFIGTSLIVMVLTAVFFVSGADAGSLVLGTLSTRGSNHPWKPLVILWAVLTGAVAAVLLFVGGLGALQTFTILAASPFVIIMIGLCVSLYVDLRRDPLRRRRLGPVRSATEVQANVPFTRPVEVQEGPDPDVGTAGSA, from the coding sequence ATGTCGAACGACGCCACGAAAGCCCTGCCCACCGCATCGGGGAAGGGGTGGGAAAGCGTCGACAAGACCGTGTTCGGCGTGGCCGCCAGCATCATCGTGGTGCTCTGCATACTCGGCGTGGTGTTCACGCAGCAGGTAGGCGACGGGGCAGCGGTCGCTCTCGCTTGGATCACCTCCAACCTCGGCTGGCTGTTCATTCTCGGCTCGACCGGTTTCGTGGTGTTCGCCATCGTGTTGGCGTTCGGCCGGTACGGCAGCATCCCGCTCTCCCGCGAGGGTGAGAAAGCCGAGTTCTCCACGCTGTCCTGGGTGTCGATGATGTTCAGCGCCGGGATGGGCATCGGCCTGATGTTCTTCGGCGTGTACGAGCCGGTCACGCACCTGGAGTCGCCTCCCCCATTCGTCGGTGCCGAACCCGGCAGCGCGGAGGCGGCCAGCACCGCCATGGCATACACGTTCTTCCACTGGGGGCTGCACCCGTGGGCCATCTACTCCGTGGTGGGCCTGGCGCTGGCGTACTCCACCTTCCGGATGGGCCGCGGCAACCTGATGAGCGCACCGTTCCAGGCGATCCTCGGTGAGGACCGTATCGTGCGGCGCGGATGGGGCAAACCCATCGACATCCTCGCCATCATCTGCACCAAGTTCGGCTCCGCGACATCCCTCGGCCTCGGCGCCCTGCAGATCGCCGCCGGAATCTCGCTGCTGGCCACCGGCGAATTCTCCGATGATCCGGGCACGCTGCTGCCGATCCTGGTCATCTGCGTGCTCACCGTGGGCGTGGTGTTCTCGGCGGCGAGCGGGGTGTCGAAGGGCATCAAGTGGCTGAGCAACACCAACATGGTGCTCTCCGCAGTGCTGATCACCTTCGTCTTCGTCGCCGGCCCCACCGTGTTCATCCTCGACCTGCTGCCGGAATCGATCGGCGCATACTTCAGCACCATCATCCCGATGAGCTTCCAGTCTGCGGTGTTCGGCGGCGGCGACTGGCTGGCCAGCTGGACCATCTTCTACTGGGCCTGGTGGATCTCCTGGACCCCGTTCGTGGGCAACTTCATCGCCCGCATCTCGCGCGGACGCACCATCCGCGAGTTCGTGCTCGGCGTGCTGCTGGTGCCCACCGGGGTGAGCATGCTCTGGTTCACCGTGTTCGGCGGGGCCGGCATCAACCTGCAGGTGAACGGCGTCGACATCGCCGGCACCGGCAACGAGGCGGCCGCCTTCTTCGCGACCCTGCAGCAGTACCCGTTCTTCATCGGCACCTCCTTGATCGTGATGGTGCTGACCGCGGTGTTCTTTGTGAGCGGGGCGGATGCCGGATCCCTCGTGCTCGGCACGCTGTCCACCCGCGGCAGCAACCATCCGTGGAAACCGCTGGTGATCCTCTGGGCGGTGCTCACCGGCGCCGTGGCCGCGGTGCTGCTGTTCGTGGGCGGGCTGGGCGCGCTGCAGACCTTCACGATCCTCGCGGCCAGTCCGTTCGTGATCATCATGATCGGGTTGTGCGTGTCGCTCTACGTCGACCTGCGCCGCGACCCGCTGCGCCGGCGCCGTCTCGGCCCGGTTCGCAGCGCCACGGAGGTGCAAGCCAACGTGCCGTTCACTCGGCCGGTCGAGGTGCAGGAGGGTCCGGATCCGGATGTCGGGACTGCGGGTTCGGCGTAG
- a CDS encoding LLM class flavin-dependent oxidoreductase, whose amino-acid sequence MKRIGFLSFGHYQDVPGSLVRTAQDALLQSIELAVAAEEVGVDGAFVRVHHFAPQLASPFPLLAAMGARTSRIEIGTGVIDMRYENPLYMAEEAAAADLISGGRLQLGVSRGSPEHAMNGYEAFGYVPAEGHTDADDARTKTQIFLQAIEGAGVVAANPRMTGHSGALAIEPHSPGLRDRIWWGSGTRATAKWTAEQGMNLMSSTLLTEDTGEQFSDLQAEQIQVFRDTWTEAGHTWTPRVSVSRSIIPLVTDEDRHYFGLRAQVEGKDQVGQLEGTLARFGKSYIGEPDALVEQLALDAAVEAADTLLITVPNQLGVDYNAKLLESVVKYVAPALGWR is encoded by the coding sequence GTGAAGCGCATCGGATTCCTCTCCTTCGGCCATTACCAAGACGTACCCGGGTCGCTGGTGCGCACCGCACAAGATGCGCTGCTGCAGTCGATCGAGCTGGCGGTCGCCGCCGAGGAGGTCGGTGTCGACGGCGCCTTCGTGCGCGTGCACCACTTCGCCCCGCAACTGGCCTCCCCGTTCCCGCTGCTCGCAGCGATGGGCGCCCGCACCAGCCGCATCGAAATCGGCACCGGCGTGATCGACATGCGTTACGAAAATCCTCTATACATGGCTGAAGAGGCCGCGGCCGCCGACCTGATCAGCGGCGGCAGGCTGCAGCTCGGCGTCAGCCGGGGATCACCCGAGCACGCCATGAACGGCTACGAGGCCTTCGGCTACGTTCCAGCGGAGGGTCACACCGACGCCGATGACGCCCGCACCAAGACCCAGATCTTCCTGCAGGCGATCGAGGGCGCCGGCGTCGTCGCCGCCAACCCGCGGATGACCGGGCACTCCGGCGCGCTCGCCATCGAGCCGCACTCGCCGGGGCTGCGCGACCGCATCTGGTGGGGCTCCGGCACCCGAGCCACCGCCAAGTGGACCGCCGAACAGGGCATGAACCTGATGAGTTCCACCCTGCTCACCGAAGACACCGGCGAACAGTTCAGCGACCTGCAGGCCGAGCAGATCCAGGTGTTCCGCGACACCTGGACCGAGGCCGGCCACACCTGGACGCCGCGCGTCTCGGTGAGCCGCAGCATCATCCCGCTGGTCACCGACGAAGACCGGCACTACTTCGGCCTGCGCGCCCAGGTCGAGGGCAAGGACCAGGTCGGCCAGCTCGAAGGCACCCTCGCCCGCTTCGGCAAGAGCTACATCGGCGAGCCCGACGCGCTGGTCGAACAGCTGGCTCTGGATGCCGCGGTCGAGGCCGCGGACACCCTGCTAATCACCGTGCCGAACCAGCTGGGTGTCGACTACAACGCCAAGCTGCTGGAGAGCGTGGTCAAGTACGTCGCCCCGGCACTCGGCTGGCGGTAA
- a CDS encoding OsmC family protein, which translates to MSLTATAALTAAAAPIVTADERATRLIDAGTTWTERVTASPASAQLTYKVGGQGEGAVASRISAGTHEFFVDEPAGLAGDDIAASPVEIALGALISCQIVVYRLYAQNLGIEIDSITAQAEGDLDVHGLFGLNDSVRPGFSDVRLTINVTGPESDDRYEELHRVVDAHCPVLDLFANATPVSVTLVAN; encoded by the coding sequence ATGTCACTGACCGCCACCGCAGCACTCACCGCCGCCGCCGCGCCCATAGTCACTGCTGACGAGCGCGCAACCCGACTTATCGATGCAGGAACCACGTGGACCGAACGGGTCACCGCCAGCCCCGCTAGCGCCCAATTGACCTACAAGGTCGGCGGGCAGGGCGAGGGGGCCGTCGCCTCCCGGATCTCCGCCGGCACGCACGAATTCTTCGTCGACGAGCCGGCCGGCTTGGCCGGCGATGACATCGCAGCCAGCCCGGTCGAGATCGCCCTCGGCGCCCTGATCTCCTGCCAGATCGTGGTCTACAGGCTGTACGCGCAGAACCTCGGCATCGAGATCGACTCGATCACCGCTCAGGCCGAGGGTGACCTCGATGTGCACGGGCTGTTCGGCCTAAACGACAGCGTGCGCCCCGGCTTCTCCGACGTGCGCCTGACCATCAACGTCACCGGGCCGGAGAGCGATGACCGCTACGAGGAACTGCACCGCGTCGTCGACGCGCACTGCCCGGTGCTCGACCTGTTCGCGAACGCGACGCCGGTGAGCGTGACTCTGGTGGCAAACTGA
- a CDS encoding cob(I)yrinic acid a,c-diamide adenosyltransferase: MADADEVEPTELVYNSREGDNGRTDFGRHGDLPKWDSRVAAWQDCEEANAAISLSMAVSGFAIDVNSTLASVQNDLYDLGADLAAPFDDPEPAVARIHDAHLVRLERAIEYYGQNASDLSGRVLPGGTVAAASLFHARAVVRRAERMTWIAWQQHRQSVNVLTARYLNRLSTLLFVLARSANVEHGDSYWQPEASYVAMEQEPEATDADDLPTP, from the coding sequence ATGGCTGACGCCGATGAAGTCGAGCCGACCGAACTGGTCTACAACTCGCGTGAGGGAGACAACGGACGCACCGATTTCGGGCGTCATGGCGACCTGCCCAAATGGGATTCCCGGGTGGCTGCCTGGCAAGACTGCGAAGAGGCCAATGCGGCGATCAGCCTGTCGATGGCGGTGAGCGGCTTCGCGATCGACGTGAACTCCACGCTGGCCAGCGTGCAGAACGACCTGTACGACCTCGGCGCCGACCTCGCGGCGCCGTTCGATGATCCGGAGCCCGCGGTGGCGCGCATCCACGACGCCCACCTGGTGCGGTTGGAACGCGCGATCGAGTACTACGGGCAGAACGCTTCCGACCTCAGCGGCCGGGTGCTGCCCGGAGGCACCGTCGCCGCCGCGAGCCTGTTCCACGCCCGCGCGGTGGTGCGGCGGGCGGAGCGGATGACCTGGATCGCGTGGCAGCAGCACCGGCAGTCGGTTAACGTGCTCACCGCCCGCTACCTGAATCGACTGTCCACGCTGCTGTTCGTACTGGCCCGCAGCGCCAACGTGGAGCACGGCGACTCATACTGGCAGCCCGAGGCCTCGTACGTGGCGATGGAGCAGGAGCCCGAAGCGACGGATGCCGACGACCTGCCGACCCCGTAG
- a CDS encoding BMP family ABC transporter substrate-binding protein: MMRSSTTQPFIRRALAGAGLATAAALILAGCGGTTGDEPAATNGGDSEVPTVFGAFATPLEEPWDGAIHNALQAAEDDGDIQYDYVDNLHTADEMERALRDIIGSQDPDIIIGDAFAAEEAVRAVAAEFPDTAFAFGSGGEEQAPNFSVFDNWMQDPAYLAGMLGGGLTTSGTIGVVAAMPIPEVNRIVNGFIEGVKQTNPTATVTVSFINSFFDPATAKQAAEAAIAGGADVLFAERDGVIAAAAEHSLPVFGMMVDQQDQAPEYVVTSLLWNMRPTVDAVVKAVVDGSYEASNLAEYSFMVNGGSELAPINENTAFEIPADLLTTVEAREQEVLDGTFETPINEEAPAGSTTVGQ; encoded by the coding sequence ATGATGCGCTCAAGCACCACCCAACCCTTCATCCGCCGCGCGCTGGCAGGCGCCGGGCTCGCCACCGCAGCGGCCCTGATCCTCGCCGGCTGCGGCGGCACCACCGGCGACGAGCCGGCCGCCACTAACGGTGGCGACAGCGAGGTCCCCACCGTGTTCGGCGCCTTCGCCACGCCGCTCGAGGAACCGTGGGACGGCGCCATCCACAACGCCCTGCAGGCCGCCGAAGACGACGGCGACATCCAGTACGACTACGTCGACAACCTGCACACCGCCGACGAGATGGAACGCGCGCTGCGCGACATCATCGGCAGCCAGGATCCCGACATCATCATCGGTGACGCGTTCGCCGCCGAAGAGGCCGTGCGGGCTGTTGCCGCCGAGTTCCCCGACACCGCGTTCGCGTTCGGCTCTGGCGGTGAGGAGCAGGCACCCAACTTCAGCGTCTTCGATAACTGGATGCAGGATCCCGCCTACCTGGCCGGCATGCTCGGCGGAGGCCTGACCACCAGCGGCACGATCGGGGTCGTCGCCGCCATGCCGATCCCCGAGGTCAACCGCATCGTGAACGGGTTCATCGAGGGCGTGAAGCAGACCAACCCGACCGCCACGGTCACTGTGTCGTTCATCAACTCGTTCTTCGATCCCGCCACCGCCAAGCAGGCTGCGGAGGCAGCCATCGCCGGCGGCGCCGACGTGCTGTTCGCCGAACGCGACGGCGTCATCGCCGCAGCGGCCGAGCACAGCCTGCCGGTGTTCGGCATGATGGTCGACCAGCAGGATCAGGCGCCCGAGTACGTGGTGACCTCGCTGCTGTGGAACATGCGACCGACCGTAGACGCGGTGGTCAAAGCCGTGGTGGATGGCAGCTACGAGGCCAGCAACCTGGCGGAGTACTCGTTCATGGTGAACGGCGGCAGCGAACTGGCGCCGATCAACGAGAACACCGCGTTCGAGATCCCCGCCGACCTGCTCACCACCGTCGAGGCGCGCGAACAGGAGGTGCTCGACGGCACCTTCGAGACGCCGATCAACGAGGAAGCTCCGGCGGGCTCGACCACCGTCGGGCAGTAG